From a single Calonectris borealis chromosome 19, bCalBor7.hap1.2, whole genome shotgun sequence genomic region:
- the SBDS gene encoding ribosome maturation protein SBDS isoform X1 → MSIFTPTNQIRLTNVAVVRARRGGKRFEIACYRNKVMGWRSGAEKDLDEVLQTHTVFVNVSKGQVAKKEDLVQAFGTDDQTEICKMILSKGELQVSDKERHTQLEQMFRDIATIVADKCVNPETKRPYTVILIERAMKDIHYSVKPHKSTKQQALEVIRQLKETMQIERAHMRLRFILPAKEGKKLKEKLKPLIKVIENEEFHEQLEIVCLIDPGCFREIDELIRSETKGKGTLEVLSLKDVEEGDEKLE, encoded by the exons ATGTCCATCTTCACCCCCACCAACCAGATCCGCCTCACCAACGTGGCCGTGgtgcgggcgcggcgcggcggcaaGCGCTTCGAGATCGCCTGCTACCGCAACAAGGTCATGGGATGGCGCAGCGGAGC GGAGAAAGATCTCGACGAGGTCCTGCAGACGCACACCGTGTTTGTCAACGTTTCCAAAGGCCAGGTGGCGAAGAAGGAAGATCTTGTTCAAGCATTTGGGACGGATGACCAGACAGAAATCTGTAAGATG ATTTTATCAAAAGGGGAGCTGCAGGTATCGGACAAAGAACGACACACACAGCTGGAGCAGATGTTTAGAGACATCGCGACTATTGTGGCTGACAAATGTGTGAATCCTGAAACAAAGAGGCCATACACGGTAATCCTTATAGAAAGAGCCATGAAGGATATTCACTACTCCGTCAAACCACACAAGAGCACGAAGCAGCAG GCACTGGAAGTGATCAGACAGTTAAAGGAGACCATGCAAATTGAACGTGCTCACATGAGGCTGCGATTTATTCTTCCAGCAAAGGAGGGGAAGAAACTGAAAGAGAAGCTCAAGCCACTCATTAAAGTTATTGAGAATGAAGAATTCCATGAACAGTTGGAAATT gtgtGCCTTATTGACCCAGGCTGCTTCAGAGAGATTGATGAGCTGATCCGCAGTGAGACAAAAGGGAAAGGAACACTGGAAGTGCTCAGTCTGAAAGACGTGGAGGAAGGAGATGAAAAGCTTGAATAA
- the SBDS gene encoding ribosome maturation protein SBDS isoform X2, giving the protein MSIFTPTNQIRLTNVAVVRARRGGKRFEIACYRNKVMGWRSGAEKDLDEVLQTHTVFVNVSKGQVAKKEDLVQAFGTDDQTEICKMILSKGELQVSDKERHTQLEQMFRDIATIVADKCVNPETKRPYTALEVIRQLKETMQIERAHMRLRFILPAKEGKKLKEKLKPLIKVIENEEFHEQLEIVCLIDPGCFREIDELIRSETKGKGTLEVLSLKDVEEGDEKLE; this is encoded by the exons ATGTCCATCTTCACCCCCACCAACCAGATCCGCCTCACCAACGTGGCCGTGgtgcgggcgcggcgcggcggcaaGCGCTTCGAGATCGCCTGCTACCGCAACAAGGTCATGGGATGGCGCAGCGGAGC GGAGAAAGATCTCGACGAGGTCCTGCAGACGCACACCGTGTTTGTCAACGTTTCCAAAGGCCAGGTGGCGAAGAAGGAAGATCTTGTTCAAGCATTTGGGACGGATGACCAGACAGAAATCTGTAAGATG ATTTTATCAAAAGGGGAGCTGCAGGTATCGGACAAAGAACGACACACACAGCTGGAGCAGATGTTTAGAGACATCGCGACTATTGTGGCTGACAAATGTGTGAATCCTGAAACAAAGAGGCCATACACG GCACTGGAAGTGATCAGACAGTTAAAGGAGACCATGCAAATTGAACGTGCTCACATGAGGCTGCGATTTATTCTTCCAGCAAAGGAGGGGAAGAAACTGAAAGAGAAGCTCAAGCCACTCATTAAAGTTATTGAGAATGAAGAATTCCATGAACAGTTGGAAATT gtgtGCCTTATTGACCCAGGCTGCTTCAGAGAGATTGATGAGCTGATCCGCAGTGAGACAAAAGGGAAAGGAACACTGGAAGTGCTCAGTCTGAAAGACGTGGAGGAAGGAGATGAAAAGCTTGAATAA